In a single window of the Magnolia sinica isolate HGM2019 chromosome 7, MsV1, whole genome shotgun sequence genome:
- the LOC131251832 gene encoding uncharacterized protein LOC131251832 isoform X4, whose amino-acid sequence MLCLKAEALGNEVFGSHGVILPMSLGSSIQRYLKRGGRDSRLSSASSSGDGSPISTALEEVKTPGATKGRESGGKMRLYRFQLEKDVQKLQKELQEEIDLHFALANAVAQTSAPLSDSPSQIPVKAQELLSNIAVLEITVLKLEEELIALHFQLSQERNERRLTEYHLRHLLSPLPSPRPYSPTVSEEPQISPQRVSKHSGLRISHSLESYFSADCGHSQSITISRPSDVCSAKENSGSCSRDKQETETDIPLLRPDGLEETTKDFLVKDLSHHPNQLSEEMVRCMRDIFLCLADSSSLSSKFSSSEHMPSPLSPQGHLSCSSMLSFSDSSIVPSSVRSPTVELQCSCEVMVAENAFVPYKIHEKVNWINIGRYSSAAEVSWMSVGKNQLEYAAAALKRFRVLVEQLAKVNLACMNGNEKLAFWINLYNALIMHAYLAYGVPKSDIKLFSLMQKASYTVGGHSFSAADIEYIILKMKPPTHRPQIALVLALHKFKISEEQRKYSIDNPEPLVAFALSCGMYSSPAAFQVSPPEDRPGMFDVSDSAELGKSPISCTGGIEGMDAD is encoded by the exons ATGCTCTGTCTTAAAGCTGAAGCTCTGGGAAATGAGGTGTTTGGTTCGCATGGTGTGATTCTGCCCATGAGTTT GGGAAGCTCTATTCAGAGATATTTAAAGAGAGGAGGAAGAGATTCTCGCCTTTCGTCCGCTTCATCTTCCGGAGATGGTTCTCCAATATCTACTGCTTTGGAG GAAGTTAAGACCCCAGGTGCCACAAAAGGAAGGGAGAGCGGTGGGAAAATGCGTCTTTATAGATTCCAGCTTGAAAAGGAT GTTCAGAAACTACAAAAGGAGCTACAAGAGGAGATCGACTTGCATTTTGCTTTGGCAAATGCTGTTGCTCAAACTTCTGCACCTTTGTCTGATTCTCCTTCCCAGATTCCCGTCAAG GCTCAGGAGCTGTTGTCTAACATAGCTGTGCTCGAGATCACAGTTCTAAAGCTTGAAGAAGAATTGATTGCCTTGCATTTTCAACTTAGTCAGGAGAGGAATGAACGCCGCCTTACAGAGTATCATTTAAGACATTTACTTTCACCATTACCATCACCACGACCATACTCTCCTACTGTTTCAGAAGAGCCG CAGATATCACCTCAGAGAGTTTCGAAGCACAGCGGTTTGCGGATATCTCATTCATTGGAGTCATATTTTTCTGCTGATTGTGGACATTCACAATCAATCACAATAAGCAGGCCATCAGATGTATGCTCAGCAAAGGAG AACTCAGGATCATGTAGCAGAGACAAACAAGAAACAGAGACAGATATTCCACTTCTACGGCCAGATGGATTGGAGGAGACAACTAAGGATTTTCTTGTGAAGGACCTTTCCCACCACCCTAATCAGCTTTCAGAAGAAATGGTGAGGTGCATGAGAGATATTTTTCTCTGTCTAGCAGATTCATCCAGCCTGTCTTCTAAGTTCTCTTCTTCAGAGCATATGCCTTCGCCATTGTCCCCACAGGGGCACCTTTCCTGTTCATCCATGTTATCCTTCTCAGATTCATCCATAGTTCCTTCATCAGTCAGGAGTCCCACCGTAGAGTTACAATGCAGTTGTGAAGTCATGGTGGCAGAGAATGCATTTGTTCCTTACAAAATTCATGAAAAGGTAAATTGGATAAATATTGGAAGATACAGTTCAGCAGCCGAGGTGTCTTGGATGTCCGTTGGGAAGAACCAGCTTGAATATGCTGCTGCGGCTCTTAAAAGATTCAG AGTGCTCGTTGAGCAGTTGGCAAAAGTGAACCTGGCTTGCATGAATGGCAATGAAAAGCTGGCATTTTGGATTAATCTGTACAATGCCTTGATCATGCAT GCTTATCTGGCATATGGAGTTCCAAAGAGTGACATCAAACTTTTCTCTTTAATGCAGAAG GCATCTTACACTGTTGGTGGGCATTCGTTTAGTGCAGCTGACATTGAATACATTATTCTAAAGATGAAACCTCCAACACATCGCCCGCAAATA GCTTTGGTTCTGGCCCTTCATAAATTCAAGATATCAGAGGAGCAGAGAAAATATTCTATTGATAACCCAGAGCCCCTGGTAGCATTTGCTCTCAGTTGCGGGATGTATTCTTCACCTGCA